A genomic window from Gemmatimonadaceae bacterium includes:
- a CDS encoding cytochrome c oxidase assembly protein: MGLPILLLHPNVDLSQGGFTVHWSTVIGLVALQALWLLRAHAHRGEARPSALQAFCFTAGLVVMFLSLNGPIHDISDYYLFSGHMVQHLVLTIVVPPLLLVGTPGWMLRPALRVPAVAAVARAITGPKTAFTIFNVVLAGWHLPPLYNAAMYYHEVHIIQHLMFLVGAVLMWWPMLSPLPELPRLSYPGQMLYSFVMTLPMTVVSIYIVYADHVLYPAYASAPRLWGLSPLDDQRLGGLIMWIPGGLFFYLLTSIIFFRWVTTQRDDQAGAQATA; the protein is encoded by the coding sequence ATGGGCCTGCCCATCCTCCTCCTCCACCCCAACGTCGACCTCTCCCAGGGCGGCTTCACCGTCCACTGGTCCACCGTCATCGGCCTGGTCGCCCTCCAGGCGCTGTGGCTGCTGCGCGCCCACGCCCACCGCGGCGAAGCCCGTCCCAGCGCCCTCCAGGCTTTCTGCTTCACCGCCGGCCTCGTCGTGATGTTCCTGTCCCTCAACGGACCCATCCACGACATCTCCGACTACTACCTGTTCTCCGGCCATATGGTGCAGCACCTCGTGCTCACCATCGTCGTGCCGCCGCTGCTGCTCGTCGGCACGCCCGGCTGGATGCTGCGCCCCGCGCTGCGCGTCCCCGCCGTGGCCGCCGTCGCCCGCGCGATCACCGGACCCAAGACCGCGTTCACGATCTTCAATGTCGTGCTCGCCGGCTGGCACCTCCCGCCGCTCTACAACGCCGCGATGTACTACCACGAGGTGCACATCATCCAGCACCTGATGTTCCTTGTCGGGGCGGTGCTGATGTGGTGGCCGATGCTGAGCCCGCTGCCGGAGCTGCCGCGCCTGAGCTACCCGGGCCAGATGCTCTACAGCTTCGTGATGACGCTGCCGATGACGGTGGTGTCCATCTACATCGTGTACGCCGACCACGTGCTGTACCCGGCCTACGCCAGCGCCCCGCGACTCTGGGGGCTCTCACCGCTCGATGACCAGCGGCTCGGCGGTCTCATTATGTGGATTCCGGGCGGATTGTTCTTCTATCTGCTGACCTCGATCATCTTCTTCCGCTGGGTCACGACGCAGCGGGACGACCAGGCGGGCGCGCAGGCAACGGCCTGA
- a CDS encoding CoA-binding protein: MSDWQRFLLETDEQISALLAEVRTVAVLGIKTADSGRAPAYYVPEYAQRAGLRIVPVPVYFPEVTEILGEPVYRRVSDIGEAVDLVNVFRRPADLPAHLDDLLAARPRAVWLQLGIRHDAVAETLARAGIQVVQDRCLMVEMQRIGR; this comes from the coding sequence ATGAGCGATTGGCAGCGCTTTCTCCTCGAGACGGACGAGCAGATCTCGGCCCTGCTCGCCGAGGTCCGCACGGTGGCCGTGCTCGGCATCAAGACGGCCGATTCCGGGCGCGCGCCGGCCTACTACGTGCCCGAGTACGCACAGCGCGCGGGGCTGCGCATCGTGCCCGTGCCGGTGTACTTCCCCGAGGTCACGGAGATCCTCGGCGAACCGGTGTATCGCCGCGTGAGCGACATCGGCGAAGCGGTGGACCTGGTCAATGTCTTCCGTCGCCCTGCGGACCTGCCGGCACACCTGGATGACCTCCTGGCGGCCCGGCCGCGCGCCGTGTGGTTGCAGCTCGGCATCCGGCACGACGCCGTCGCCGAGACGCTGGCGCGCGCCGGCATCCAGGTGGTGCAGGACCGTTGCCTGATGGTGGAGATGCAGCGCATCGGACGCTGA
- the ctaD gene encoding cytochrome c oxidase subunit I: MASIAAPTTATAPTATAENTGIRSWITTVDHKRIGTLYLWTALFFFLVGGFEAVLIRTQLMQPNMGFVSAETYNQLFTMHGTTMVFLAVMPLSAAFFNYLIPLQIGARDVAFPRLNAFSYWVYLLGGIFITLPILFKLAPDGGWFGYAPLTTPRFSPGPNIDFWVLGLQILGVSSLAAAFNFITTIINMRAPGMSLMRMPMFTWMSFVVQFLLILAFPPITVALFFLLMDRFFGTNFYAIAAGADPLLWQHLFWVFGHPEVYILILPAFGLVSEVLPTFSKKPLFGYNVMVYSGIMIGFLGFGVWAHHMFAVGMGAVADSIFSLMTMLIAIPTGVKIFNWIATMWAGEIRFTVPMKFAIALIAMFTIGGISGVMHSSPPADLQQTDTYFIVAHFHYVLFGGSIMGIFAGIYFYYPKMTGRHMSESLGNWHFWLNFIGMNLTFFPMHFSGLYGMSRRIYTYDAGQGFDLFNKLATYGTYLLVVATLIFVWNFLRSRTRGAVAGNDPWGAATLEWSIPSPPPEYNFAQLPEVTSRYPLWDLKDPKMTEGIDHSHADPMQITDSHAVPVHEETERHTAKELGIPMPLPTAKPLFVATAMVVMFSGLLFLHNGMFAVAMTVTIGGAASMAIGLYLWLTSPLE; the protein is encoded by the coding sequence ATGGCATCCATCGCTGCCCCCACGACGGCCACCGCGCCGACCGCGACGGCGGAGAACACCGGGATCCGGAGCTGGATCACGACGGTCGATCACAAGCGGATCGGCACGTTGTACCTCTGGACCGCCCTCTTCTTCTTCCTCGTCGGCGGCTTCGAGGCCGTCCTCATCCGCACGCAGCTGATGCAGCCCAATATGGGCTTCGTCAGCGCCGAGACGTACAACCAGCTGTTCACGATGCACGGCACCACGATGGTGTTCCTTGCCGTGATGCCGCTCTCGGCCGCCTTCTTCAACTACCTGATCCCGCTGCAGATCGGGGCGCGCGACGTCGCCTTCCCGCGGCTGAACGCGTTCTCGTACTGGGTCTATCTGCTGGGCGGCATCTTCATCACGCTGCCGATCCTGTTCAAGCTCGCGCCGGACGGCGGCTGGTTCGGCTATGCCCCGCTGACGACCCCCCGCTTCTCGCCCGGCCCCAACATCGACTTCTGGGTGCTCGGCCTGCAGATCCTCGGCGTCAGCTCGCTGGCCGCGGCGTTCAACTTCATCACGACGATCATCAATATGCGCGCACCGGGGATGTCCCTGATGCGGATGCCGATGTTCACGTGGATGTCGTTCGTCGTGCAGTTCCTGCTGATCCTCGCGTTCCCGCCGATCACGGTGGCGCTGTTCTTCCTGCTGATGGACCGCTTCTTCGGGACGAACTTCTACGCCATCGCCGCCGGCGCCGACCCGCTGCTGTGGCAGCACCTGTTCTGGGTGTTCGGCCACCCCGAGGTGTACATCCTCATCCTGCCCGCCTTCGGCCTCGTGTCCGAGGTGCTGCCGACCTTCTCGAAGAAGCCGCTCTTCGGCTACAACGTGATGGTCTACTCGGGCATCATGATCGGCTTCCTCGGCTTCGGCGTCTGGGCCCACCATATGTTCGCGGTGGGGATGGGGGCCGTGGCCGACTCGATCTTCTCGCTGATGACGATGCTCATCGCCATCCCCACCGGCGTGAAGATCTTCAACTGGATCGCCACGATGTGGGCCGGCGAGATCCGCTTCACCGTGCCGATGAAGTTCGCGATCGCGCTGATCGCGATGTTCACCATCGGCGGCATCTCCGGCGTGATGCACTCCTCCCCGCCGGCCGACCTGCAGCAGACCGACACCTACTTCATCGTCGCCCACTTCCACTACGTGCTGTTCGGTGGGTCGATTATGGGCATCTTCGCGGGTATCTACTTCTACTACCCGAAGATGACCGGCCGCCATATGAGCGAGTCGCTGGGCAACTGGCACTTCTGGCTGAACTTCATCGGGATGAACCTGACCTTCTTCCCGATGCACTTCAGCGGCCTGTACGGGATGTCGCGGCGCATCTACACCTATGACGCCGGCCAGGGCTTCGACCTGTTCAACAAGCTGGCCACCTACGGCACCTACCTGCTGGTGGTGGCGACGCTGATCTTCGTCTGGAACTTCCTGCGCAGCCGCACCCGCGGCGCGGTGGCCGGCAACGATCCCTGGGGCGCGGCCACGCTTGAGTGGTCCATCCCCTCGCCGCCGCCGGAGTACAACTTCGCGCAGCTGCCCGAAGTGACCTCGCGCTATCCGCTCTGGGACCTCAAGGATCCCAAGATGACGGAAGGCATCGACCACTCGCACGCCGACCCGATGCAGATCACTGACTCGCACGCCGTCCCGGTGCACGAGGAGACGGAGCGGCACACCGCCAAGGAACTCGGCATCCCGATGCCGCTGCCCACGGCCAAGCCGCTCTTCGTCGCCACCGCGATGGTCGTGATGTTCAGCGGCCTGCTCTTCCTCCACAACGGGATGTTCGCCGTCGCGATGACCGTCACCATCGGCGGTGCCGCCTCGATGGCCATCGGGCTGTACCTGTGGCTCACCAGCCCCCTCGAGTAA
- a CDS encoding cytochrome c oxidase subunit 3 yields MTAHTATADAHGDGHVHHHYTTTGLDNRKIAIWAFIGSECMLFASLIATYLIYKGKSLVGPFPHTEYVDAAGKVFPPILDIPVTSASTFVLLASSFAMVLALQAVQLKGVPLPENASWWTRVQRSSQTWLLVTALLGATFLGFQAYEFTAFVHEGLTIKTNLFGSTFFTLTGFHGAHVTVGVLWLMSLLWVDRSRGLAGPGDELLVDITALYWHFVDVVWIAIFTLVYLIQ; encoded by the coding sequence ATGACTGCCCATACCGCGACCGCTGACGCCCACGGCGACGGCCACGTGCACCACCACTACACCACCACCGGACTCGACAACCGCAAGATCGCCATCTGGGCGTTCATCGGGTCCGAGTGTATGCTCTTCGCGTCGCTCATCGCGACCTACCTGATCTACAAGGGCAAGTCCCTCGTCGGTCCCTTCCCGCACACCGAGTACGTGGACGCGGCCGGCAAGGTCTTCCCGCCCATCCTCGACATCCCGGTGACGTCGGCCTCGACCTTCGTCCTCCTGGCCTCGTCGTTCGCGATGGTGCTCGCGCTCCAGGCCGTGCAGCTCAAGGGCGTACCGCTGCCCGAGAACGCCAGCTGGTGGACCCGCGTCCAGCGCTCCTCCCAGACCTGGCTGCTCGTCACCGCGTTGCTCGGCGCGACCTTCCTCGGCTTCCAGGCCTATGAGTTCACGGCCTTCGTGCACGAGGGCCTGACGATCAAGACCAACCTGTTCGGCTCGACCTTCTTCACGCTCACCGGCTTCCACGGCGCCCACGTCACCGTCGGCGTCCTCTGGCTGATGTCCCTCCTCTGGGTGGACCGCAGCCGCGGACTCGCCGGCCCCGGCGACGAGCTCCTCGTGGACATCACGGCGCTGTACTGGCACTTCGTGGACGTCGTCTGGATCGCGATCTTCACGCTCGTCTATCTCATTCAGTAG
- the coxB gene encoding cytochrome c oxidase subunit II translates to MALLALTACGGAEYPNSTFNHTTDFNTAIDGLWNRLLFWGTIVFVVVEAGLIYTIFRFRKRPGGAPAKQIHGNVALEITWTVIPAVILVLIAVPTVKTIFQTQAPAPAGALTIEVTGHQWWWEFHYPEYGVTTANEVYIPVGRTANFVLRTKDVLHSFWVPQLGGKRDLISNKTNLLWFTPNADLGTNAWNGFCVEYCGASHANMKFRMFTVQPDEFASWVAHQARPAALHDSTARSAPAGYIFPAADLPAHVLPQTPTPARLQFDDALLAQGDAKRGETAFMMGGCIGCHAIQGNPMAVSPIGPNLTHFGSRHTLGGGLFPNDDHHLARWIKNAKAMKPGALMLVVGIGEYSPDLKGPVTAGLTDAQIADVVAYLRALK, encoded by the coding sequence GTGGCCCTCCTGGCGCTCACCGCGTGCGGTGGAGCGGAGTACCCGAACTCCACCTTCAATCACACCACGGATTTCAACACAGCCATCGATGGCCTGTGGAACCGTCTCCTGTTCTGGGGGACGATCGTCTTCGTGGTCGTGGAAGCTGGGCTGATCTACACAATCTTCCGCTTCCGGAAGCGTCCGGGCGGCGCGCCCGCCAAGCAGATCCACGGCAACGTCGCCCTCGAGATCACCTGGACGGTCATCCCGGCCGTCATCCTGGTGCTGATCGCGGTGCCGACCGTGAAGACGATCTTCCAGACACAGGCGCCGGCACCGGCGGGCGCGCTGACGATCGAGGTCACCGGCCACCAGTGGTGGTGGGAGTTCCACTACCCCGAGTACGGCGTGACCACGGCCAACGAGGTCTACATCCCGGTCGGCCGCACCGCCAACTTCGTGCTCCGCACCAAGGACGTGCTGCACTCGTTCTGGGTGCCGCAGCTCGGCGGCAAGCGCGACCTGATCAGCAACAAGACCAACCTGCTGTGGTTCACGCCCAACGCGGACCTCGGCACGAACGCCTGGAACGGCTTCTGCGTCGAGTACTGCGGCGCGAGCCACGCGAATATGAAGTTCCGGATGTTCACGGTGCAGCCGGACGAGTTCGCCTCGTGGGTGGCGCACCAGGCACGGCCGGCGGCGCTGCACGATTCGACGGCGCGCTCCGCCCCTGCCGGCTACATCTTCCCCGCCGCCGACCTGCCGGCGCACGTGCTGCCGCAGACTCCGACGCCGGCGCGCTTGCAGTTCGACGATGCTTTGCTCGCGCAGGGCGACGCCAAGCGCGGCGAAACGGCCTTTATGATGGGCGGCTGCATCGGCTGCCACGCCATCCAGGGCAATCCGATGGCGGTGAGCCCGATCGGCCCGAACCTCACGCACTTCGGCTCTCGCCATACGCTGGGCGGCGGGCTGTTCCCGAACGACGACCACCACCTCGCGCGCTGGATCAAGAACGCCAAGGCGATGAAGCCCGGCGCGCTGATGCTGGTCGTCGGCATCGGCGAGTACAGCCCCGACCTCAAGGGCCCCGTGACCGCGGGCCTCACCGATGCGCAGATCGCCGACGTCGTGGCGTACCTGCGCGCGCTCAAGTGA
- a CDS encoding saccharopine dehydrogenase NADP-binding domain-containing protein, whose protein sequence is MRMLVLGAGLQGSACAYDLLQNDAITEVRLADRTVEQLPKFLQPYVGGERLKLITLDVKDAAAVSQAMTGVKAVMCALPYYFNQPMTEAALAAGAHFCDLGGNTEIVQDQKTLDATAKAKGLSVVPDCGLAPGMVNILAQLGIDRLDKTQSVRIYVGGLPQEPSGPLKYQIVYSIEGVLDYYTTLSWIVRDGKRVQVKALSEIEPVHFDAPVGELEAFHTAGGLSTMAHRYEGKIPELEYKTLRYPGHAKIMEAIRELGLIDDAPVDVKGQQVSPRDVAIAQMHPRLFKKNSPDLVALRVVVKGSKDGKPQTQSFELVDRYDAAQGISAMMRTTGFSLSITGQLQAQGAVPGGVHTPDECIPGDRYVMELAKRGILIRQSVH, encoded by the coding sequence ATGCGGATGCTTGTCCTCGGTGCCGGCCTGCAAGGTTCGGCCTGTGCATACGATTTGTTGCAGAACGACGCCATCACCGAGGTGCGCCTCGCCGACCGGACCGTCGAGCAGCTACCAAAGTTCCTCCAGCCGTACGTCGGCGGCGAGCGGCTCAAGCTCATCACGCTGGACGTGAAGGACGCCGCGGCGGTGTCGCAGGCGATGACGGGCGTGAAGGCCGTGATGTGCGCGCTGCCGTACTACTTCAACCAGCCGATGACCGAGGCGGCGCTGGCCGCGGGGGCACACTTCTGCGACCTCGGTGGCAACACCGAGATCGTGCAGGACCAGAAGACGCTCGACGCCACGGCCAAGGCCAAGGGCCTGAGCGTGGTGCCGGACTGCGGGCTGGCTCCCGGGATGGTCAACATCCTCGCGCAGCTCGGCATCGACCGACTCGACAAGACGCAGTCGGTGCGCATCTATGTCGGCGGCCTGCCGCAGGAGCCGAGCGGCCCGCTGAAGTATCAGATCGTGTACTCGATCGAGGGCGTGCTCGACTACTACACGACGCTGAGCTGGATCGTGCGTGACGGCAAGCGCGTGCAGGTGAAGGCGCTGAGCGAGATCGAGCCGGTGCACTTCGACGCGCCGGTGGGCGAGCTCGAGGCCTTCCACACCGCCGGCGGGCTCTCGACGATGGCGCACCGCTACGAGGGCAAGATTCCCGAGCTCGAGTACAAGACGCTACGCTACCCCGGCCACGCGAAGATTATGGAGGCCATTCGCGAGCTCGGCTTGATCGACGACGCGCCGGTGGACGTGAAGGGCCAGCAGGTGTCGCCGCGCGACGTCGCGATCGCGCAGATGCATCCGCGCCTGTTCAAGAAGAACTCGCCGGACCTCGTGGCCCTGCGCGTGGTGGTGAAGGGCAGCAAGGACGGCAAGCCGCAGACGCAGAGCTTCGAGCTGGTGGACCGCTACGATGCCGCGCAGGGCATCAGCGCGATGATGCGCACGACGGGCTTCTCGCTGTCCATCACCGGCCAGCTGCAGGCGCAGGGCGCGGTGCCGGGCGGCGTGCACACGCCCGACGAGTGCATCCCCGGCGACCGCTACGTGATGGAACTCGCCAAGCGCGGCATCCTCATCCGCCAGTCGGTGCACTGA
- a CDS encoding cytochrome C oxidase subunit IV family protein, producing MAHDAQHAAHAHPTGNTYLKVFGILTVITAVEVWAYYIPALVASPLFNPSLIAMSAAKFAIVVLWYMHLKFDHKLFKVLFSGPLIIAMATIVALLFLFGQFAL from the coding sequence ATGGCACACGACGCCCAACACGCTGCCCACGCACACCCGACGGGCAACACGTACCTCAAGGTCTTCGGCATCCTCACGGTGATTACCGCCGTCGAGGTCTGGGCCTATTACATCCCGGCCCTCGTCGCCTCGCCGCTGTTCAACCCCTCGCTCATCGCGATGTCCGCGGCCAAGTTCGCGATCGTGGTGCTGTGGTATATGCACCTGAAGTTCGATCACAAGCTCTTCAAGGTGCTCTTCTCCGGCCCGCTCATCATCGCGATGGCCACGATCGTCGCGCTGCTGTTCCTGTTCGGGCAGTTCGCGTTGTAG
- the dacB gene encoding D-alanyl-D-alanine carboxypeptidase/D-alanyl-D-alanine-endopeptidase, whose amino-acid sequence MPVRPARLLALALALAATSVAAQTGSGGSPNPGGTVARPTVAPAARRPAPSRSALVPAAPRGTAMLRRDLDHLVGTSTSSGEWGILVVSLATGDTLYSRGADELLLPASTMKLYTAAMAFDRFGPAHQFRTEVLRDGPLSREGTITGNLYLKGAGDPSLGPRYRNWHGGIAPMDAIADLIYASGVRRITGDIVGDASAFESRRVPEGWRSRYLQAGYAARVSALSVNENIANVVVRATPKGPEVEFDEPLIGIPIHSTVEVRPGTRSAYIRVWQDTTADHFRVHGWIGEQSPERSYRVVIEQPERFAAAALRAALGKRGVVIEGETRADVAPPTALRVTAWASPTVAQLAVTMNGESNNHFAELLFRNAARSVSGVGSAEAANEALREFLNQRAGVRRDDVYAADGSGLSTLDRVTARSMVHLLAYAGSAPWAEVFEATLPVAGRTETLKTRMRRTAADNNLRGKTGTTNDVTSLGGYVETRDGERLAFAMLYNGRDLWRARAAIDAMGATLAGFAR is encoded by the coding sequence ATGCCCGTCCGCCCCGCCCGCCTGCTGGCCCTCGCGCTCGCCCTCGCTGCCACCTCCGTGGCGGCGCAGACAGGCAGTGGTGGCAGCCCGAACCCGGGCGGGACCGTGGCGCGGCCCACCGTCGCGCCTGCGGCCCGACGCCCCGCGCCGAGCCGCAGCGCACTGGTGCCGGCGGCCCCGCGTGGCACCGCGATGCTCCGCCGCGACCTCGACCACCTGGTCGGCACGAGCACGTCCTCGGGCGAGTGGGGCATCCTTGTCGTCTCGCTCGCCACCGGCGACACGCTCTACTCGCGCGGCGCCGACGAGCTGCTGCTCCCGGCTTCGACGATGAAGCTCTACACGGCGGCGATGGCGTTTGATCGCTTCGGACCCGCACACCAGTTCCGCACCGAGGTGCTGCGCGACGGCCCGCTCAGCCGCGAGGGGACGATTACCGGCAACCTCTACCTAAAGGGTGCCGGCGATCCGTCACTGGGCCCGCGCTACCGCAACTGGCACGGCGGTATCGCACCGATGGATGCCATCGCCGACCTCATCTATGCCTCGGGCGTGCGGCGCATCACCGGCGACATCGTCGGCGATGCCTCGGCGTTCGAGAGCCGCCGCGTCCCCGAAGGCTGGCGCAGCCGCTACCTACAGGCCGGCTACGCAGCGCGGGTCTCCGCCCTCTCGGTGAACGAGAACATCGCCAACGTCGTCGTCCGCGCGACACCCAAGGGCCCCGAGGTCGAGTTCGACGAGCCGCTCATCGGCATCCCGATTCACTCCACCGTCGAAGTCCGCCCCGGCACTCGCTCGGCGTACATCCGCGTCTGGCAGGACACCACCGCCGACCATTTCCGCGTGCACGGCTGGATCGGCGAGCAGAGTCCAGAGCGCAGCTACCGCGTGGTGATCGAGCAGCCGGAGCGCTTCGCCGCAGCCGCCCTGCGTGCGGCGTTGGGCAAGCGAGGCGTCGTCATCGAGGGCGAGACGCGCGCCGACGTCGCACCGCCCACCGCCCTGCGCGTCACCGCCTGGGCCTCACCCACCGTGGCGCAGCTCGCCGTCACGATGAACGGCGAGAGCAACAATCACTTCGCCGAGCTGCTGTTCCGCAACGCGGCGCGCTCGGTCTCCGGCGTCGGCTCGGCCGAGGCGGCCAACGAGGCACTGCGCGAATTCCTGAACCAACGTGCCGGCGTGCGCCGCGACGACGTCTACGCCGCCGACGGCAGCGGCCTCTCCACCTTGGACCGCGTGACCGCGCGCTCGATGGTGCACCTGCTTGCCTACGCCGGCAGCGCACCCTGGGCCGAAGTCTTCGAGGCCACGTTGCCGGTGGCCGGCCGCACCGAGACGCTCAAGACGCGGATGCGCCGCACCGCCGCCGACAACAACCTGCGCGGCAAGACGGGCACGACCAACGACGTCACCTCGCTCGGCGGCTACGTGGAGACGCGCGACGGCGAACGCCTGGCCTTTGCGATGCTGTACAACGGGCGCGACCTTTGGCGCGCGCGCGCCGCCATCGACGCGATGGGCGCGACGCTGGCGGGCTTCGCGCGCTGA
- a CDS encoding DUF2007 domain-containing protein produces the protein MPENAFVVRTYQNSIEAEFAQAVLDANSIPSMLLKDNASGMLPFLNVLHPVRLVVRQGDVDTAVRLLDAAAATDPEAPPGPPVS, from the coding sequence ATGCCAGAGAACGCGTTCGTGGTCCGGACGTACCAGAACAGCATTGAAGCCGAGTTCGCGCAGGCGGTGTTGGACGCGAACAGCATTCCGTCGATGCTGCTGAAGGACAATGCGAGCGGGATGTTGCCCTTCCTGAACGTGCTGCACCCAGTGCGCCTGGTCGTGCGGCAGGGTGACGTGGACACGGCGGTGCGCCTGCTGGATGCGGCGGCGGCGACCGATCCGGAAGCGCCGCCGGGCCCTCCGGTCAGCTAG